A region of Paenibacillus sp. JNUCC-31 DNA encodes the following proteins:
- a CDS encoding alpha-mannosidase, with protein MFQNPNSHTRPHDRKKVVCGIITGADDIWNYDNPQFLAFLNGELVCGLDVNHTEIDLTAAANAGEEFELALYAYCSTSAADVFLNVYIAEHHQPVTDLYYDLKAALDAADLLREDDLERMKLIEQLNQAVNHLDLRQENSDAFHASVLEARRYMQENVYGEARPAGDQMPTVHCIGHTHIDVAWLWTLDQTREKVIRSFASVLYLMDKFPEYTFMSSQPKLYEYLKHDYPPLYDKIKQKVAEGRWEAEGSMWLEADCNLISGESMVRQIIYGKRFFKEEFGVDNRVLWLPDVFGYSAAMPQIMRKSGIDYFMTTKIAWNDTNQIPNDTMYWRGIDGSEVLTHFITTTDYDKHPDLKLRHRFETTYNGRFNASQVKGTWQRYQNKSINSDVLQCFGFGDGGGGPTEEMLEHGRRLEKGLPGVPTVKRTFVREFFEKLEDNLADVRSVPRWSGELYLEYHRGTYTSMARNKRYNRHSEFALADAELFSVIRQQIDSGAVYPAEALEHAWKLTMLNQFHDILPGSSIGQVYEDSREQYEEVLRVTDDLKASALSGIVSEIQSDGGAIVVFNTTGFERTDVVEIPSFDQKVAVYDGERRVPSQHTPNGGLVFLAEGVPASGYKSFRITTATVDDETTCQSFTHEELGLIQTPFYEIRLNDSAEFVSIWDKAEGRELLQPGKRGNVLQVFEDRPAEYEAWNIDDYYEENMWEVSDLQQLEWIECGPVRSLLKVKRQFLDSVIEQTIIFYAHTRRIDFRTFVDWKQEHLLLKVAFPLDIWSEKAVYEIQYGNVERATHRNTSWDQARFEVCGQKWADLAENGYGAALLNDCKYGYDIHNSVMRLSLIKSATYPNETADKEQHVFTYSLYPHKGDFREGRVIQAAYDINRPLVAREIPQQTGMMPAAWSLVSVDQDNVVLEVVKKAENNDDLIIRLYEAHGRRSRAAIKLPQGLSSIAYACDLLENNEAEYDVVSDQLSFDIKPYEILTFRVPIGQ; from the coding sequence TTGTTTCAAAACCCGAATTCGCATACCAGACCGCATGATCGAAAAAAAGTGGTTTGTGGCATCATCACTGGTGCTGACGATATATGGAACTACGACAATCCGCAATTTCTGGCTTTTCTGAACGGTGAACTGGTCTGTGGATTGGACGTTAACCATACGGAAATTGACCTGACGGCAGCGGCGAACGCTGGCGAAGAGTTTGAGCTTGCGCTGTATGCGTATTGCAGCACTTCGGCGGCTGATGTCTTTTTGAACGTGTATATCGCTGAACACCATCAGCCTGTGACCGATTTATATTACGATCTCAAGGCGGCCCTTGATGCCGCTGATCTGCTGCGTGAGGATGATCTGGAGCGAATGAAGCTGATCGAGCAATTGAATCAGGCCGTGAATCATCTCGATCTGCGCCAGGAAAACAGTGACGCTTTCCATGCCTCGGTGCTGGAAGCTCGCCGCTATATGCAAGAGAATGTCTATGGCGAAGCCCGTCCTGCTGGAGACCAGATGCCTACGGTCCACTGCATCGGTCATACCCACATTGATGTGGCGTGGCTGTGGACGCTGGATCAAACGCGGGAAAAGGTAATACGCAGCTTTGCCAGCGTGCTGTATTTAATGGACAAGTTCCCGGAGTACACCTTCATGTCCTCTCAGCCCAAGCTGTATGAGTACCTGAAGCACGACTATCCACCCTTGTACGATAAGATCAAACAGAAAGTCGCGGAAGGCCGCTGGGAAGCCGAAGGCTCCATGTGGCTGGAGGCAGACTGCAACCTGATCTCCGGGGAGTCGATGGTCCGTCAGATTATATACGGGAAACGTTTCTTCAAGGAGGAATTCGGCGTAGACAATCGCGTATTATGGTTGCCGGACGTCTTTGGTTACAGTGCAGCCATGCCGCAGATTATGCGCAAGAGCGGCATCGATTATTTTATGACAACCAAAATTGCCTGGAATGATACGAACCAAATTCCGAACGACACAATGTACTGGAGAGGTATTGACGGATCGGAGGTATTAACCCATTTCATCACAACCACGGATTATGACAAGCATCCTGACCTCAAGCTTCGCCACCGGTTTGAAACGACCTACAACGGGCGTTTTAATGCAAGCCAGGTCAAAGGAACATGGCAGCGCTATCAGAACAAAAGTATCAATTCCGATGTTTTACAGTGCTTCGGATTCGGAGATGGCGGGGGTGGGCCAACCGAGGAGATGCTGGAACACGGCAGACGACTTGAAAAAGGATTGCCTGGGGTACCAACGGTTAAGCGTACCTTCGTACGGGAGTTTTTCGAGAAGCTGGAGGACAACTTAGCCGATGTTCGTTCTGTTCCTCGCTGGTCCGGCGAGCTCTATCTGGAATATCATCGTGGAACCTACACCTCCATGGCCCGCAATAAACGCTATAATCGTCATAGCGAATTCGCGTTGGCCGATGCCGAGCTTTTCTCCGTCATTCGTCAGCAGATCGATTCGGGAGCCGTTTATCCTGCAGAAGCACTGGAACATGCGTGGAAATTGACGATGCTGAATCAGTTTCATGACATTCTGCCCGGCAGTTCTATTGGGCAGGTGTATGAGGATTCCAGGGAACAATATGAAGAGGTCCTTCGTGTCACGGACGATCTGAAGGCAAGTGCGCTGAGCGGTATTGTGAGCGAGATTCAATCCGATGGAGGAGCGATCGTTGTATTTAACACCACAGGTTTCGAACGGACCGATGTCGTGGAAATTCCTTCTTTTGATCAAAAGGTAGCTGTGTATGACGGAGAGCGGCGAGTTCCGAGTCAGCACACACCGAATGGCGGATTGGTGTTTCTGGCCGAAGGTGTTCCGGCTTCCGGGTACAAAAGCTTCCGAATCACTACGGCGACCGTCGATGATGAAACGACTTGCCAATCATTCACACACGAAGAACTGGGCTTGATCCAGACGCCTTTCTACGAAATCCGTCTGAATGACAGCGCCGAATTTGTATCGATATGGGACAAGGCCGAAGGCCGGGAACTGCTCCAGCCAGGCAAACGCGGCAACGTATTGCAGGTGTTCGAAGATCGTCCTGCGGAATACGAAGCATGGAACATTGATGACTACTATGAAGAGAACATGTGGGAGGTTAGCGATCTTCAACAGCTCGAATGGATTGAATGCGGCCCCGTTCGTTCCCTGCTCAAAGTAAAACGTCAATTCCTTGATTCCGTCATTGAGCAGACGATCATCTTTTACGCACATACGCGTCGTATTGATTTCCGTACCTTTGTAGATTGGAAGCAAGAACATCTGCTGCTGAAAGTGGCATTCCCGCTCGATATCTGGAGTGAAAAGGCCGTCTATGAAATTCAGTACGGCAACGTGGAGCGAGCAACACACCGTAACACCAGTTGGGATCAGGCCCGGTTCGAGGTGTGCGGTCAGAAATGGGCCGACCTGGCTGAGAACGGGTATGGTGCCGCCCTTTTGAACGACTGTAAATACGGGTATGACATTCATAATTCCGTGATGCGTCTGTCGCTGATTAAAAGTGCAACCTATCCTAATGAAACAGCGGACAAGGAGCAGCACGTATTCACGTACTCCCTCTATCCGCACAAAGGAGATTTTCGGGAAGGGCGTGTCATCCAGGCCGCATACGATATCAACCGACCTTTGGTTGCTCGCGAGATTCCTCAGCAAACAGGCATGATGCCTGCGGCGTGGTCACTCGTATCGGTCGACCAGGACAATGTCGTCTTGGAAGTAGTTAAAAAAGCCGAGAATAACGATGATCTGATCATCAGGCTCTACGAAGCGCATGGACGCCGGAGCCGGGCAGCGATCAAGCTGCCGCAAGGATTATCCTCCATCGCTTATGCCTGTGATTTGCTGGAGAATAATGAAGCCGAATATGACGTGGTCAGCGACCAGCTTTCTTTTGACATTAAGCCGTATGAAATTTTGACCTTCCGTGTTCCAATCGGGCAATAG
- a CDS encoding AraC family transcriptional regulator yields MSVTPFVLAYKQGYAIQVNQPGDPLFYYVDYDERSHDVNMEFQHFHDFYEMHILLDRTAAHIIEGSLYEIQPFDIVLLKPSLLHKTQYPKGAPPKRVIINFAMPRSVPGLESGYNELFSIFEESLPIFRFTEERCKDIFTPLNDIFALSQHPSAVNSVAIHSKFVDFLYTIHRYSHENGYVVQETGSSMSRQIYAITSYIHSHYQQELSLEGISKAFFVSAHHLSRQFNKVTGFTLTQYIQMTRIRNAQQLLLNSSMKITEIAEQCGFASFSQFNRSFNKLSGMSPSAYRRREHSES; encoded by the coding sequence ATGTCCGTGACACCATTTGTTCTGGCCTACAAGCAGGGATATGCCATCCAGGTAAACCAGCCTGGGGATCCCCTCTTTTATTATGTGGATTATGATGAACGGTCTCACGATGTAAATATGGAGTTTCAGCATTTTCACGATTTTTATGAAATGCACATTCTGCTTGATCGGACGGCTGCACATATCATTGAAGGCAGTTTATATGAGATTCAGCCGTTTGATATTGTATTGCTTAAGCCTTCATTGCTGCACAAAACACAGTATCCCAAGGGAGCTCCACCCAAACGGGTGATTATTAATTTTGCTATGCCACGCAGTGTACCTGGACTTGAGAGCGGTTACAACGAACTGTTCTCTATATTTGAGGAATCCCTGCCGATTTTCAGGTTCACGGAAGAGCGGTGCAAGGATATATTCACACCGTTAAACGATATCTTTGCGCTTTCTCAGCACCCATCTGCCGTCAATTCGGTCGCAATCCATAGCAAATTCGTCGATTTTCTGTATACCATCCACCGTTATTCCCATGAAAATGGTTACGTTGTTCAAGAGACAGGATCATCCATGTCCAGACAGATTTATGCCATTACATCCTATATTCACAGCCATTATCAGCAGGAGTTGTCACTGGAGGGCATTTCGAAGGCGTTTTTCGTAAGTGCCCATCACTTGTCGCGTCAGTTCAACAAGGTTACCGGCTTCACACTCACCCAATATATCCAAATGACTCGTATTCGTAACGCCCAGCAGTTGCTCCTGAATTCCAGCATGAAAATAACGGAAATTGCAGAGCAGTGCGGCTTCGCCAGCTTCTCGCAATTCAATCGAAGCTTCAATAAGCTGAGTGGTATGTCACCGAGCGCATATCGCCGGAGGGAGCACTCGGAGAGTTAA